From the genome of Lysinibacter sp. HNR:
CGGAGTCTCCTCTGAACCGCCCCGGTTTTGCCGAGGCGCGAGTCGAGTGGAACGAGCTGGCCGATCGTATTCGAGGGCTACAATCGGCCTACTATGAGCGAGACGAATCCCTCGTGTCCGATGTGGAGTATGACGGGCTCATGCATCGGCTTGAGGAGGTCGAGCGACTCTTTCCCGAGCTCGCGGCTCATGATAGCCCCACCCGCCGGGTGGGAGGGGGAGTGAGCGAGCTCTTTGCTCCCGTGGTTCACGCCCAGCGCATGTATAGTCTCGACAATGTCTTTTCGATCGATGAGTTTCGATCCTGGGTGGAACGAGTGTCCCGCGATCTAGAGCATGTGCCCACTTTTCTCTGTGAACTAAAGATTGATGGACTGGCGCTTAATCTGCGTTATGAACAGGGCGTTCTGGTGAGCGCGGCAACCCGTGGCGACGGTGTCACGGGGGAGGACGTCACAGCAAACGTTCGTTTTATCCCGGGAATTCCGCAGAGGCTGCGTGGCGGGGGGCATCCGCCGCTCGTGGAGGTTCGTGGAGAAATATTCTTCCCCATCGCCGCCTTTGCCGATCTCAACGCGCGTCGTGAGGCACTGGGTGAGAAGGTTTTTGCCAATCCCCGTAATGCGGCAAGCGGCTCCCTCAGACAGAAAAGCGAAGGAAAATCCGCGGAGCGCCTGGCCCTGATGAGGGAGGGCTTTGAGAAACTGCGCCTCGTGGTGCACGGAATTGGTGCCTGGGAGAACCCCCCGGTCACCTCTCAATCCGATACGTATAAGCTGTTGGCCGACTGGGGGCTGCCCACATCCCCTTACGCTCGGGTGGTCAACAGCGCTGACGCCGCGGTTTCCTTCATCGAAAGTTTTGCCACCAAGCCTGAGAGCGTCATCCACGAAATCGATGGAACCGTTGTGAAGGTCGATGATCTGAAACAGCAGAGCCTGCTCGGTTCGACAAGCCGCGCTCCACGCTGGGCAATCGCCTACAAGTATCCGCCGGAACAGGTCAACACCAAGCTGCTTGACATTCGGGTGGGAATCGGACGCACCGGACGGGCAACCCCCTACGCCGTTGTTGAGCCGGTTTTTGTCTCGGGCTCAACCGTCAGCCAGGCAACCCTTCACAATCAAGAGGTTGTTAAGGCAAAGGGTGTGCTGATCGGCGACACTGTTGTCCTTCGTAAAGCGGGAGACGTTATCCCCGAAATTTTGGGTCCGGTTATTGAACTTCGCAACGGTAGCGAACACGCTTTTGTGATGCCGCTGGAGTGTCCGGAGTGCGGCACACCTCTCCGGGCGATGAAGGAGGGGGATATCGACCTGCGCTGTCCCAACGCTCGTAGCTGCCCTGCCCAGGTTCGTGGGCGGGTTGAGCACATCGGATCCCGCGGCGGCCTCGACATTGAGATGCTTGGCGAAGTTGGAGCTTTGGCCCTGACCCAGCCCCTTTACCCCGAACGAGCTCCGCTCGCGGATGCCTCCGGCATGGTGGGTGAGGCG
Proteins encoded in this window:
- the ligA gene encoding NAD-dependent DNA ligase LigA; protein product: MNRPGFAEARVEWNELADRIRGLQSAYYERDESLVSDVEYDGLMHRLEEVERLFPELAAHDSPTRRVGGGVSELFAPVVHAQRMYSLDNVFSIDEFRSWVERVSRDLEHVPTFLCELKIDGLALNLRYEQGVLVSAATRGDGVTGEDVTANVRFIPGIPQRLRGGGHPPLVEVRGEIFFPIAAFADLNARREALGEKVFANPRNAASGSLRQKSEGKSAERLALMREGFEKLRLVVHGIGAWENPPVTSQSDTYKLLADWGLPTSPYARVVNSADAAVSFIESFATKPESVIHEIDGTVVKVDDLKQQSLLGSTSRAPRWAIAYKYPPEQVNTKLLDIRVGIGRTGRATPYAVVEPVFVSGSTVSQATLHNQEVVKAKGVLIGDTVVLRKAGDVIPEILGPVIELRNGSEHAFVMPLECPECGTPLRAMKEGDIDLRCPNARSCPAQVRGRVEHIGSRGGLDIEMLGEVGALALTQPLYPERAPLADASGMVGEAGLFDLRIQDIFPVVVVVRDMETGLPKLNDDGSQRAITPFRRRRDPKKDGELVAENSVFSGDADSVPSANAIKLIENLELAKTKPFWRVLVSLNIRHVGPVAARALSEWFGSLDAIRAASHEELAQVEGVGDTIAESLIEWFSVDWHQEIVRRWADAGVLFSVPGHPGPGALQVEGGVLSGLTVVATGTLEGFTRDGAKEAIIAAGGKAASSVSKKTDYVAAGPGAGSKLARAEELGIPVLNAAQFAILVSEGPSALEG